TTTAAAGATTCTTTTGAGGATTCTTCAAAATCTTCAAGGATTATTTCAATGTAGGAATTTAACGCACCCATCGGTCCTTTCAAATCATGTGAAACTAATCTGAACAATTTATTTTTAAAATTGTTCAATTCATACAGCTTCAATTCTTGTTCCGATCTAAGCAGAGAATATTTTATAGCTCGCGAAAGAGAATGGGCGTCGAATTTTCCCTTAATTAAATAATCTTGAATTCCGTAATTAACGGCTTTAACCGCTAGATTTTCGTCATCGTTTCCGGATAAAACAATGACGGGTATTTTTTTTGTAAAGTCATTAATAATTTTTATCGTTTCTTCGTTACAGTAATCGGGTAAACCTAAATCAAGAAGTATTAAATTTATTTCTCTACTTTCTATAATTTCAATTCCTTTGGTTAAAGTCCCGGCAATTGAAATCAATTCTTCTTTAAATTTAGAATCAATTAAAAACTGTTTTACCAAAAACGCGTCGCCGGGATTGTCTTCTATTATCAGAATGTTAATGTTCATTATGCGGTTCCCGTTTTTTAGGTGGAAGTTTAACAATGGTAAGCCAAAAATCCTCAATTGATTTCACAACTTTTACAAATTGATTAAAATCCAATGGTTTGCTGATGTAACAATTTGCGTGAAGATCATAACTTCTAATAATATCTTCTTCGGCGCTAGATGTAGTTAACACTACAACCGGAATACTTTTCAATCTCGGATTATTTTTAATTTCCGCCAATATTTCTCTGCCGTCTTTTTTGGGAAGATTTAAATCTAAAAAAACAATATCCGGCGTTTCAGCATTTCTGAAATTACCCGACTTATTTAAAAAATTCATTGCTTCTTCACCATCAACCGCAACATGAAGGTGGTTATTAATTTTACTGTCGCGCAATGCTTCAACTGCCAACGCTCTATCGCCTGGGTTATCTTCAACCAATAATATTTCTACTGCGGTTCCTGTCATATTATTCCTCATAAAATTTAAGTGTAAAATGAATTTTTGTACCTTTTCCTTCAACTGAATCAGCCCAAATTTCACCGCCGTGTCTTTCTATAATCTTTTTACAGATACTCAAACCAATTCCGGTGCCGCTATATTCATCGCGTCTGTGCAGCCTTTGAAAAATTGTAAAAATCCTTTCACTGTAAATATTATTAAAACCTATTCCATTGTCCTCCAAAGTTATTTTAATTTTATCACCGCTTATTTGCATAAACGAAACAGTTATAATTGGGTTAAACCTTGACCGGTATTTCAATGAGTTTTCAAGCAGATTTTGAAAAACTCTTATTATTTGATTTTTATCGCCGAAAATATTCGGCATTTCATCGCTGTAAATTACAGCTCCGTTTTCTTCTATTTTAATTCTTAAATTTTCGATTGCTAAGTTTAATGCGTCTGAAAGTGAGAAAACTTCAAATTCGTCTTCCGTTGTGGAAATACGTGAGAATTTCAGCAGATCGTTAATTAATTCATGCATTCTTAACGCGCCGTCTGAAGCATAATAAATATATTGTTTTCCGGTTGCGTCTATTAAATCGTAGTATTTTTTCTCTAATAATTGTGTAAAGCTGTGTACCATTCTTAATGGTTCCTGAAGATCGTGCGAAATTACATAAGCGAATTGTTCCAGCTCTTTGTTAGATTTCCTTACTTCTTTTAATGAACTTTCAAGTTCCACTTCGTAATCTTTTTGCTTTGAAATATCTATCGCGATTTTGAACAGCAAATCCCTTCCGTCCGTCCATTTAATAAGTTTATTTGTTATTTGAAAATATCTATTCAGCTTTTCATTTTTATATTCAAAAGTCATTTCATTAATGATTTCATTTTTAAGATCATCCATACTCTTAATAGTAGGAATTTGAAATCCGTAAAATTTTTTGTGGAATTTTAAGCCAATAGGATTAAAACCGATTAGATCCGCGGTATATTTATTTACAAAAACTATTTCCGATTTTTGAAGATCTATTACCAAAAGAATTTCCGGAAAAGCATTTAAAATTGACTCAAATTGTTTCCAGTGAGTTTCAAGTTCAATTTGTGCTTTTTTAAGTTTAGTAATATCGGTATGTGCTCCAAACAATCGGGTAATTTTTCCATTTTCATCTTTAACAACTGCAGCTTTGCTGTGAATATAAATATAATGTCCATCTTTGTGCCTGAATCTAAAATCAAGTTCAAAATTACCTTCACCATGCTCAACAAATTCTTTAACTTTTTGCTGCATGTATTCGCTTTCTTCCGGATGTAAATGTTTAATCCACGAACCGAAGTCGTTTTTAATTTCATCTTCATTATATCCGATCTGTTTTTTCCATTCGGCTGAATAAAAAACTTCATCGGTTAGAATATTCCAGTCCCAAATTCCGTACTCGGTTGCTTTGGATGCTAACGTATATCTTTCTTCGGACTTTATTAAATTTTCACGATATTTTTTTAATTCTATTTCTGTTAATTTTTTATTGCAGAAATCTTTCCAAATTACAATTGAAGCA
This DNA window, taken from Ignavibacteriota bacterium, encodes the following:
- a CDS encoding response regulator, producing MRNNMTGTAVEILLVEDNPGDRALAVEALRDSKINNHLHVAVDGEEAMNFLNKSGNFRNAETPDIVFLDLNLPKKDGREILAEIKNNPRLKSIPVVVLTTSSAEEDIIRSYDLHANCYISKPLDFNQFVKVVKSIEDFWLTIVKLPPKKREPHNEH
- a CDS encoding PAS domain-containing protein — translated: MPKLKGSKSNLTPNSLIQLLNSESFAYKSIFLNLPEMCLLLDSNDDTIIECSQKVYEVTGYSHSERIGKSVHNFYHNSAQNNLDRTAKSESSINNDEIKVIKKDNSLLNIALNKSFFKNKSGKIIASIVIWKDFCNKKLTEIELKKYRENLIKSEERYTLASKATEYGIWDWNILTDEVFYSAEWKKQIGYNEDEIKNDFGSWIKHLHPEESEYMQQKVKEFVEHGEGNFELDFRFRHKDGHYIYIHSKAAVVKDENGKITRLFGAHTDITKLKKAQIELETHWKQFESILNAFPEILLVIDLQKSEIVFVNKYTADLIGFNPIGLKFHKKFYGFQIPTIKSMDDLKNEIINEMTFEYKNEKLNRYFQITNKLIKWTDGRDLLFKIAIDISKQKDYEVELESSLKEVRKSNKELEQFAYVISHDLQEPLRMVHSFTQLLEKKYYDLIDATGKQYIYYASDGALRMHELINDLLKFSRISTTEDEFEVFSLSDALNLAIENLRIKIEENGAVIYSDEMPNIFGDKNQIIRVFQNLLENSLKYRSRFNPIITVSFMQISGDKIKITLEDNGIGFNNIYSERIFTIFQRLHRRDEYSGTGIGLSICKKIIERHGGEIWADSVEGKGTKIHFTLKFYEE